The sequence TCCTTTTTTTATCTGCAAAGTGCTTCATTCGATTATTGGCTTCACTCAAATTGTCCTTAAGTAACTGTATCACCTGATCCCTATCCCTTAAAACTTGGTCTGCTGTGCTATCAGTGCTTGTTCCCTGGACATAAGATAGCAAGGTAGGGGGAGGGTGCCCGTACACTGCTTCGAAAGGagtcatttttgttgatgtgtgATAAGTGGTGTTATACTACCACTCTGCCATAGGTAGCCAAACTGACCATGACTTGGGTTTTACCCTTGCATAACATCTTACGTAGCATTCCAAACCTTTGTTGAGCGCCTCGGTCTGGCCATCGGTTTGAGGATGGTAGGCCGAGCTGTAGTCAAGAGAGGAACCTTGGGAGTGAAATAAAGCTTGCCAAAAAGAACTCAAGAAAATAGGGTCCCTATCCGACACCACCGACCTAGGAAACCCATGCAGCTTAAAGATATGTTTCATAAACACATCCGCGACTACTTGAGCCGTGTAGGGATGGGACAAGGCTATAAAATGGCCATACTTCGAAAAACGGTCCACCACAACAAAACTAACGCTGAATTCTTTAGAATtaggtaaaccatcaataaaatcAAGGGATATGTCGGTCCAAGGTTGATTGGGTATGGGTAAGGGTTGCAACAACCCTGCTGGACAAGTTGTTTCATATTTAACAGCTTGACAAGTCTCACATTCTCTCACTAGCTGTTTGATGTCCCTCTTCATCCCCTTCCAATAAAAATCACGTTTGGCCCTgtgatatgtttttaaatacCTGGAGTGGCCTGCCTGGGGGTTGTTGTGAATGTACTGTAGAACTTTTAGCTTAAAACTTGAATCTGGGTTCAAAACCAGCCTTCCTTTCTTAACAATCAACCCTTGTTGTAAGGAAAACCCCTTAGGAATGTTCTGATTTTGGTGCAGGTTTTTAAGTAACTCGTCTAACTCCATAGAAGCTAGGTAGcttttcttcaactcctcaatCCAAAGAGGTGTAGGAAATGAAATCATAGCTGAGCAAACAGCCTCTTGGTCCTCCCCCTCCCTTCTTGAAAGGGCATCTGCCACATTGTTTTCCTTACCTTTTTTGTATTCAATAGAAAAGTCATAACCCATTAGCTTTGTAATCCATTTCTGTCGCGTCTTGGTCCCCACACGTTGTTCTAGCAAGAACTTAAGGGCTTGCTGGTCAGTTTTTATGATAAAAGGCTGCCCAAAGAGGTAGGGCCTCCACTTTTGTACCGCTGTCACAAGAGCTAATAATTCCTTCTCGTACGTCGAAAGTAGCAAGGCCTTGCCCTTAAGGGCTTGACTCAGGAAATAAATGAGCTGCCCCAACTGCATTAACACTGTCCCTATTCCTTTTCCGCTTGCATCACACTTAATTACAAATGGCTTGCTAAAATCAGGAAGTTTAAGGACCAGTGGATGTGACATGGCCTGTTTTAAGAATGTAAAAGCCTTGCTGGCCTCCGGgttccaagaaaaattatttttcttgagtAATGAGGTAAGTGGAGCAGCGATGAGACCATAATTCCGGATAAATTTCCAGTAATATCCCGTGAGCCCTAGGAATCCTCGTAAGGCCTTCACATTCTTAGGGTCGGGCCACTCTACCATAGAAACAATTTTAGAAGGATCAACCATCACTCCTCTATCATTAATAATGTGGCCCAAATAGTCAACTTCATTAACCGCAAACCGACACTTAAGATTTTTTTTGCAAACAGGCAGTGCTGTTTCAGCGTGTTTAAAACCTCTCTTAGGTGACCCACATGCTCCCCCATTGACTTGCTATATACTAGAATTTCATCAAAGAATACAAGCacaaatttcctcaaaaaatgtttaaaaacaaCATTCATGAGCCCTTGGAATGTGGCGGGCGCGTTAGTAAGGCCAAACGGCATCACCAAAAGTTCGTAATGTCCCTCATGAGTACGGAATGTTGTTTTGGGAATTTCACTAGGCACTACTCTCACTTGATGATAGCCCGAACGTAAATCGAGTTTAGAAAAGATCACCGACCCAAAGAGCTCATCCAGCAGCTCATCTATAACTGGAATAGGAAACTTTGCCTTTACCGTTTCCTTATTGAGTGCCCTATAGTCCACGCAAAGCAGCCAACTACCATCAACCTTGCGAACCAGCAAAACAGGGGACGAAAATAGACTAGAACTAGGTCTAACCACCCCCGACATTAACAATTCAGTCACAATCTTCACAATCTCAGTTTTATGGTAATATGGGTATCGGTAAGGTCTATTAGAAATTGGTTGAGTGCCCTCCTTGAGGACTATATGATGGTCATGGGTACGACGTGGTGGCAATCCTTAGGGTTCACTGAATACCCCCTCAAACTCCTCTAACAAATCAGATATTTGCCCATCCACACTTCCACATTTCTCGTTTGTTACCTCCTCACACATGATCTACAGTAAAATGCCCTTCCTAGTAGTCATAGTTGCCTTAAGCAACTTATCACCGTCCTCTACTACCGATGAGTTTAACTTTAATCCCTTGAATTCTATAGGTTTGCCATCCAACACAAACTTCATAAGGGATTTCAAAAAATCCCAAGTAATAGGGCCCAATGTTTCCAACCATTGGATGCCCAGCACAATGTCACAACCAGCAAGGTTCAATAAATGAAGATGTGGGTTTAGCAAGTTACCTTGGACCTTTAAAGGGGCTGTTTTGCAGATTCCTCCACTACTCAAACCTTGCCCATTGGCTACACGCACCCTTAAATTAACTGAGTAATCCACTGGCAGCTTTAATCTTGAGACCACAGCCATGTCGATAAAATTGTGTGAACTGCCCGAGTCCAACAATATAACCACTTGTTCACCAAAAATACTTCCAACTACACGCATCGTTTTTTATGTGGGGGTTCCAGCAATAGCAGCCAAGGATATTTCAGGTTGTTCCTTGCTGCTGGACAGTGTTTCGAGCTGGGTTTTTTCACCATTCTCATCACTAGGCAGCTCCTTCTCCTCTTCACTCTTATCCTCACTTCCTTGTAACAAATAGATTTTTGGACTTTACATTTATGCAAAGGGCTCCACTTCTCATCGCAATGGTAGCATAAGCCATTGCGAcgtttttcatccatttgtgTTGAATAAACAGGTTTAGTACCCCTCGTTGGATTTTTCCATTTGTGATAAGTCTCACCCGAGTAAGAGCTTTGAAAGGAATTACCCCCTCCCATGGCATTTGATTTTTCTCCCGTAGACTTAGTGAATTTTTTTGTACAGCAATGATACTCCTCTTGCATTTTTGCTAACCCATATGCTGCATTTAAATGTACAGGGTTTAAAATACGGGTTGGGATGCAAACCTCATCTTTCAAGCTGCTGAGAAAGCAACTCAGCTTGTGAGAGTCGGAGAGACCTCTCACGCGATTGGCCAATGCCTCAAACTGGTTCATGTAAGCAGCCACAGTACCAGACTATTTCAACCTCGTCAATGCCTCCATTGGATCGTCATACGCCGTGGGACCAAAGCGAAGGAGTAACGCCTTGGAAAACATCTCCCAATCCTGGAATAATCCACCATTTTTAGCTTCTTGGAACCATACAAGGGCCTCACCTTCCATGTGGTAAGAAGCCATCAACAACCAGTGAGGTAGTGGGGTTTGGTGGAAATCAAAGTAATGGTTGGCTTTAAAAAGCCAAGCAGCTGGGTTAGATCCTTGAAAATGACGAAATTCCAGCTTGACACCCCTGGGGTTGAACATTCTTGGGTCTTGGTTGTCAAATTCCAGTTGGAATGGGTTGTGTGGGGGTGGAGGTGGGGGAGGTGGATGATTGTTTTGTTGGGCGAAATGGGCTCGTAGCATGTCCTTAATCTCTTGAACATCTGTCTTAACCTCATTGAGCTCCTGTTTAGTTTGGTCCATCTGAACTTGTAGGGCATCAACTTGTTGCTGTTGTTGGTTTTTTGATCGAGTGTTTTCAGCCATGGCAATCTATGGTATGGTAGGGTTAATGCTCTGGTAGAAGGCGTCGATTTTGTGGCTGTTTGGGTGAATTTTTGTGGGTGTTTGGGTATTATTTTGATGGCTGTTTGGATGGGGTTTTTGTgattgtttgggtttgatttggTGGCTGTTTGTATGAATTTTGTAGGTGTTTGGTTCTTATTTTGGTGGCTGCTTGGATGAGATGTTGTGGTTGTTTGGGTCTGATTTTTGGTGGCTGTTTGTAAGAATTTTGTGGGTGTTTGGGTCTGATTTTGGTGGctgtttgggtttatttttttggtaggATCGGTTGGCTGCTGGTACCACTTGTTAGAAACCTGCTTGGTAATGCTGTTGTGatggaagatgatgaagaaatgTAAGAAGATCGTTGCtgcaagaagaaaaacagagtgcacggaaggtgtttgataaaaaagGCTAGCAGAATTTGTATTGTCACGTGATTATTTCGAGGGCTCCTAAACCTCCTTACAGAAATTCTCTTACAATAATATTCTCCAATATGCCTTTCCTTTCCTCTGACTTCCTCTCTTATTCTTACATTTCTTTCACCTGTAACTAACTCTTACAAAATGATAAACTGACCATGAATGACTTTCCATTAAAATGACAAACTCAATATTTGAAATAACAAACTCTGTGCTGCAAACAGATCTCAGCCCCAATGATTTTCCCAACGAACCGCTTGAAGTCTTTAAACTCAAACAGTACGTTTAATAACTATTAAGCGCCTAAAAACATAATGTAAAACGCACGCACACTATGCCCCCATTAAAACGCACGCACACTGACTCTGGCTTCAAGACCCGCAACGCACCGTTTAGCCTTCTTCCCTTACGTCGTCGTTCTGAGTTCCACTTAAACACTTACACTTCAAGCCACACTTCACTTCCACTTCAAACTCGACACTCAAAATCTCactttctcttctcttcgtTTCACTGCTCTAGAGTTCATGCCCTTGTCCGAAATCCAGCCGCCGGGTCCTTGACAAGATTGCCCTAAATATTTTTACGATGTCTTTTGACAAATCATTACCCTTGTAAATATTTAAGTTGGCGGTCTTGGAGAGTGAAGATTAATTGTGACCATTAACCAACACCGatgttaagaatttttttttttttttttttttttttttttttttttttttttttttttttatggactgATATTCTCTTAAGTTCAGTCCCGATTAAATTGTCTCCCCCTACTTAGAATTTTAGTGTCCATCGTCTACCTCTGAAATGTGAAATCGAAGCTTATTAACCTTGAAATCCTGCAAAAATCTTGAGCTAAAGCTAGTAATACAATCACATCGAACCATTCCTTTGAAATACTCAATTCCTTGTCGTATTTGAAACCCTCTTTCAAAATCCCCAAATTCACGTCTAAACCAAGAATTTAGAGTCAAGCTTTTAAATCAAGAAGGAGAGGCTTTCAAATCAAGGTTGATAACACAAAATGACCCTTTGAACATGagtttcattaatttctttcttgTTCTCCCGAGGTTGTCGGCATCAATCCGATGGAGACCCCATGTAGGTATAACCCAAGCTGATCGTTGAACTTACCCTGTTCTGAGGGTTCTTGTTGCCTTCCTCTAGGTTTGTCTCATGGgtcgtttttctttttctttgaatgttttctctcttttcgtTTACATATGTTTTATATGACTTGAGAGCTGACAATCAAAGGATCCATGATTTAACCATTCTACCCATTATTGCACTTGCTTCATCAATGTTGGAGTCTGAGCTATCTTTCATTTTGTCAGAAAGTTAACTTATAATGATGATGTTTCAAGCCCTTATGTCTTGGGTAGCTTAGTATCTGAAGGCTAATTTTTTTGGCTTTACACCTGGTGTAATCGATGGACATATTTGGCTTGATATATATGGGGACAACTAGCTAGCTTCTAATCTCACTTTACACATACGGGAATACTTGTGAGTTGGggtcttttatatatttctttgttcATTTGCAACTCTATGCaagttgttcttcttcttcttcttcttttttctcttttgtgttGCCTactatttttaattgtttattccACATAATGTTCCTATTTTATATCGACTGCTATGATGCAATAGAAGGTTCTATTTTGCAGAGAAAGGTCCGTGGACATTGTCCCGTCTATAGTACACGTGAAATTTTCTTAGGTAGGAATCAGTAAAGCGCAGGGTTCGATTAATGGTCCCGCTAGTAATATAGACGGGTCTCTTATGTGATTGTGACGGATTATGATTATGAAatatggtgtgtgtgtgtgtgtgtgtgtgtgtatgtaatGACAAACATCATAGAATTATCTTACAATAAGAAAGTTCGAGAGTCCTAATTATTTAAAAGGTACAGCTTTCATATAATAATTAGCAGCAGCTAGCACCCCAACAACCGTGGGTTTTACAAattaaggaaattaattaagcataATGAGAAAAACACACAGAGAGtatacacaaacacacacacacacacacacacacaaaccaACAATATTCCTGGCTAATTAATGAAGATCAAACTGAAGCCTTGATCGTAATTTGGTCAAATTGCATGACTGGTTGTTATTCTTTCCTTAGCTAGACATAGTAGCCAGCCAGCTTGCTTGCTTGAAAAGCCTATTATGTGACCAGAAGAGGAATCTGTTAGAACAGAATGCTGAGCGGAATATATCAAACCAAAGGCCATGATGTAGGATAACAAACAAACTAATTGGGATAGCGGGTGCCGCAACAATTATACGGATCGGAAAACTTGTTTTGGGTTTAAATACCAGAAAACAGGCTGCAGTGAAGGCTATCAGCATGCCTACGATTGAGATTAGAAGCGTAGCGAGTCCCAACGCCAGCCTACGAGGTACTGATACGAGGAAATCTTTTTCCGTGTAGCGTGACGTGAGAATTGACAAGAAAACTAATATTGAAGACGAAGAGAATAACATTGCAACTGCATCTGATACGAAAAATATCGTAAACCAGTTGCTTTCCAGAAACATAGGAATGCCTGTTTCTTGATTGTTGCCACCCGGTACTGTGAAGGCAGCTGGAAAAACCACAGTGGCAATAAGTGCTGACACGAGCATGCAAGAGTTTGCCGTGTCCTTCATCCACTTTTCACCATTCTTTTGCAATTCTTCATGGGTCTTCACAAATATATCCCTAGATGTTTTTCCTCTTTCATTTGTCTCGTTCACATATGACTTCGGCACGATCTTTTCTATCTCCTACAATAACGAAATATTACttgtgaatttaaaatattggaaGGGGAGACCATGCAATATTAGTACGTGTACATGCAACGAGAAGAAAATTAAGAAGTTGACATGATATTTAACTCTCTTACGTACTTGAAACCACAATAACTCTCGTTGCATTTGAAGGGCTGCTCCTGATACGATATTCAGTCGATCTGAAGAAGGCAACTCTCCAGCTAAGTGGAGCATGTTGTTTCCCTCTTTGGAATAGTAACTCGCAATGTTGCCCTTCAAAACACCTAtctcatatattaaattaaatacacGCTCTTGTCGATATTTAAGAGCAACATGAAATAATGTTCCATGTTCTTCGTCAACTAGCCATATGAGATCGGGGTAAGAGCGTATAAGTATAATTAGAAATTCAACGTTCCCTACTTTGGCAGCTTCAACAAGTAGTTGCTTATGATGTCGAAGCATATGAGTTGACGAGAAATTGTCATCTCCAATTAGCTCTTTCCAAAGGCGGTCAACTAATTGATGGGCAGATGCTTGCATCAAAGCTTTGTAGCATAACCGACCTCCAAAGCCTAGTTAGGATTAAGATCGAAGATCGTTAATTtggttaaaaagaaatattaattatatatatatgacaaaagAATATCAtgaattaaatgattaaattcacATTCTCATGAGTTAATTATATATGCTCGATTAATTAGCATTCTGTGTCAAATTTTGCATGAGTATAGATAGTATCTAGTATATATTTGAAAACCTAGCGattaacaatttattttaagaatctCAGAGATTAATATAACAGAGAAATGGTATTTATATTAATTGTAGTTTTAGGGTATGCAAGCCTGaaactataatataatagataaatataatattcacatgataaaattatttcttttaatggaGGAccctatattttttcaaaatcaacgcGCAAACTATCATATTGTAGGACTCTATTTAACAATATTACTCAATATAATATGTCTCCCAAACTACTTCTAAAATGCCACGTGGGGTATATAACTGTGCATCATGAACAACAAAATATGAGATAACTTCCTAATGGCAGCAGCAGTTTACCACATTAACGAAGAAGGTACACCTGATCTCTATgcatgatgaacaataaaatatcatcgAGGGAATGGAAAACACATGATTCTAGAAGGCGACTTGCTTGACGTTATCACTGAatgttgatctcaactcatctcagtTAGATTCTGTTAAATACAAAACTCTAAGCTcatattaacatccaaacacagttctttaaaacttctttacatTTGGAATCTATCCCAACATCTAATCTACAaaattctcaaatcactaaacatcactcaacttaaaacctctttacatttggaatctataattttttttaactcaacacttctttatataagagacccacaactttttttaattttccataaatacatctaaactcatattaacattcaaacacaattaAACTGAAATTAGGTGGGCTCCACAAAGTTCACTCCATCATCACAACTTATTACTGTTTATAAAAACtgaactcatcttaactcagctcaatatctaaatacagcAGCTCAAAAAGTTCACCAAGTGCCAACTTCACTCCCCACAGGCCACAACCTCGATCGCCATGCAGTTGGGCTGCTTCCTTGGACATCGTAAGGATCTTTCCCATGACTAGACTCCCCGTCACAACTACATCCCTCCTGACTTTCTTAGTTTTATGTGTTCCCCTTTatccataaaaaagaaaaaaaaaaaaaaaagtaaagacaaAGGCTAGCTTCTACCCAAAATTCTGATATGCTCTCGCATCTATGTGTACAAAGGAAACAGTAAGTATTAGAATCGTTCAAGAcatttcaaatacaaaatagcTTATCTAATCAGATGTCATCTAAAGATTTATCAATATTCCTAGGTGACTTGGTATAATTACTCTTCATCAAATTGTTATTATTGTAATAAAACATGAACTGACCTGACACTTGGGACGAAGtgtcaaatatttaataagCTGAAAACGTGCTTCTTCACGCGTTTAAAGCCGGACATGACTTCGTAAATTTATATACTTGATTGAAAAACTTCCTCcagttttgttataaatatacacatgcatgcatatatatatatatatattataaatagataCACACATGcaagtaattattagtttgaGTTGGAAATAAACTAACAGGAGTTTAAGCATCTTTCCCATACCGATGGCTGACTTTTGCTGCCAATTTCCGAAGGTTTTCTGGCCAACATTTTCAATGGAGACCAAAGATGTAGTTCCTTCTCTTCAGTTGTTAACTCCAGAGTATCCAAAATTTTGAGTGTTGTATCTGTTCATAAAAACCAAATTAATAGTATgatcattttcttctatatatatatgtgtatatatatatatatatacacacacacacacacaaaacacGCGCGCGCGCGTGTGTATTTGGTAAGTCTTCATGTGAAATCTCTATGATATACTTGCTAAGAATTAAAAGTTCATGATCAggtcaaacaaaagaaaatcggtaatattgtaaataattttgtCCACGTCATTTAGCCTATTTTAAGTAACTACCATTTAATTGGTTGATACAtgaagttatttaaaatatgtcatattACAAGATTAATAGCATTAatgttcattattaaaattctCAAACTGATGATTCCAAATATTGATGCGTAGGACGACATACCATACAAATCAGAGGAAATAGTAGCCTTAAGGAGCTCAATGCGATCTGCAGAAGCCAAGTCTTCAATAGGAGTCACAGAGTATAAATACGACACTATGTCTCTATTTCCAGTCTGTATTGCCGCGTAAAGTGGTAAACAATCGATGTTGTCCTTGGGGATCGAGGGtagatttttgttctttttcaccATCTCATCTGCAATTGTTACGATTTCAGTTTGAGCAGCAAAATAAAGAGCCGTGCAGTCGTTGGAAGCTTTCAATTCTAGTTCTTCCGGCTTCATCAATCTCACGAGTTTTTTTACAAAACGGGTGCGTTTTGCAGCTGCAGCAAAGTGAAGAGCTGTATCTTGGTCTTTTGTTATGGCGGCTCCAAGACAGTTTGGATGGTTCTGAATAAAAGCTTCAGCAGCTTTCCAGTCATCTTCTAGGATAGCTCGATACAGAGTAGCATAAAAGGTAGGAGATTGATATAATGAGATATCACCCTCCTCCATTTTTCTCCTTGATCTTTTCTATGAATATTGAAAATTAGCAGAATTAAAACGATATTACGTATGTATGCATGAGATCATGCGCTTAATAAATAGGtgaatggatatatatatatatatatatatatatgtatatatacacacacatatatatacatatacatacatacatacatacatacatatatatatatatgtatgtatgtatgcatgggTGAGGGTCGAAATATATTCACGCGTCAATGCGTGCATGCGATATTATTAATGGTCATGATTTTTGAGCCAATATAATTAGCAGGACAATCGAGACTGCTAAACCTTGGCTCTAAAGAATTTTTGAAgcagatcaatatatatatatatacttaaatatatatggattgcagaaagttaaagaaaagaaatcggCCGTGGAGGcatcatgatcatgcatgagATCTGGAAGAGCTAGCTATTCATGTGCTGAAGATTAAATATTCGAGGTGGTGAATATTAACACTTACAGCTTCTATTCTAGGCGCAGTTAGAAATTGATCAGCTGAGTCCTTCAGAGAGACTTCGTGTAGTGCGTCCACCATCACGTTTTTGATACCCTCAACCTTGGACAAGAGTTTTTGCTACAAAGAGGATTAGATTTATAGATCCACGTTCAGCATCATCTAGATCTagtcatgatcatcatgataatTAAGactagatatatattattataatgacTATATTGTCCAAATTAAGATACAGAAGAAAACACTTTTATTGATTCTTTAACCCAAGTATTATTTTGGAAATTTGTCTTCTTCTCCACGTTGTTTTATTAAAGTCTTCTTTCTATTGTCGAGGTTGTTAGCTGTTAATTCACTGTATGTAAGGTAATTTTCTTTGGATATGAAAATGTCTTgagatttgagatttgagattttATAACCATTGAGAAATTAATTGTCACGTCTACATGATATTATTATCGGAAAAAGCTGCTCTGAGCTACTGCTGGTGGCTTTCAttggaattttttaatttttaatctttttacttaattattaagaaaatatttttttaatgatattgcaaattttttatttttaaaaaaatatttaaaaaaatatgtaaaaaaatatgtaaaaaaaagaaaaaaaaatgcaaaatactCTAACGGAGCTCCAACGGTTACTGTAGATAATTATTATTAGATAGAACAGTACCCCTCCGGCTCCCACCCCCATAATTTATAAAGTGCATCTTGATGGATCATTTCACATTACCTATTATCTATCGattattataatgttatatatatgcagtacttataaagttataattttatttataaaatttcttttattaattttatttttaaattttaaatttgataatttttaatatatcaataaagataattaattattttgtaaattttcttaaatacatttagCGTTTctcttactatatatatacgtaGACAAATGTTTTTGAAGCCTTGCTAAGCTTGAAAGTTAGCATTTGCCCTTCTCCATCGTCTCATGATCGATttacctagctagctatacCCTGCATGCAGAGGTCTCCCTTTCAGAAgtccccttttcttttctttatttttttttcttccttttcagaTTCAAAAGTCTTTGTGAAAGTGACATGAGATCAAGAGAACACACGCGTTTAAGTACTCCACATGTTATTGCAAATATATTTCACCCGTttttctagtttaattctttcaacaaattccaaaacatgaCGAGTAGTACTGCAGCTAGGTGATCATCCAATTAAATGCTATAATCAATAAATGCTTCaaataaagaaagaacaagCTGAATAAATTAATGGACATCAGCACGAGTggcaagaataaaaaaatgctTCCAATAGAGAAAAAGACCAAGACAATGGACAACCCTCCTCGTAGCATGTTCTTCGCTggtgcatgcatgtgttttCACCTTCAAACGCGCGCGGTCATCAAGAAGCTGAgggaaaaattacaaaaataaagaggCCCGATATCCTGACTCAACTTTCAATACgaaaagataaattaagaagAATGCATTGCATCGATCCTTATCTTTTTCAGATAGAAGTTGGGTGGCGCAAGCTTTGAAGGTTAGGCTTGATAT comes from Juglans microcarpa x Juglans regia isolate MS1-56 chromosome 8S, Jm3101_v1.0, whole genome shotgun sequence and encodes:
- the LOC121244491 gene encoding ankyrin repeat-containing protein ITN1-like isoform X1 → MQASAHQLVDRLWKELIGDDNFSSTHMLRHHKQLLVEAAKVGNVEFLIILIRSYPDLIWLVDEEHGTLFHVALKYRQERVFNLIYEIGVLKGNIASYYSKEGNNMLHLAGELPSSDRLNIVSGAALQMQRELLWFQEIEKIVPKSYVNETNERGKTSRDIFVKTHEELQKNGEKWMKDTANSCMLVSALIATVVFPAAFTVPGGNNQETGIPMFLESNWFTIFFVSDAVAMLFSSSSILVFLSILTSRYTEKDFLVSVPRRLALGLATLLISIVGMLIAFTAACFLVFKPKTSFPIRIIVAAPAIPISLFVILHHGLWFDIFRSAFCSNRFLFWSHNRLFKQASWLATMSS
- the LOC121244491 gene encoding ankyrin repeat-containing protein ITN1-like isoform X3; the encoded protein is MQASAHQLVDRLWKELIGDDNFSSTHMLRHHKQLLVEAAKVGNVEFLIILIRSYPDLIWLVDEEHGTLFHVALKYRQERVFNLIYEIGVLKGNIASYYSKEGNNMLHLAGELPSSDRLNIVSGAALQMQRELLWFQEIEKIVPKSYVNETNERGKTSRDIFVKTHEELQKNGEKWMKDTANSCMLVSALIATVVFPAAFTVPGGNNQETGIPMFLESNWFTNRLFKQASWLATMSS
- the LOC121244491 gene encoding ankyrin repeat-containing protein ITN1-like isoform X2; protein product: MQASAHQLVDRLWKELIGDDNFSSTHMLRHHKQLLVEAAKVGNVEFLIILIRSYPDLIWLVDEEHGTLFHVALKYRQERVFNLIYEIGVLKGNIASYYSKEGNNMLHLAGELPSSDRLNIVSGAALQMQRELLWFQEIEKIVPKSYVNETNERGKTSRDIFVKTHEELQKNGEKWMKDTANSCMLVSALIATVVFPAAFTVPGGNNQETGIPMFLENNWFTVFFVSDTVAMLFSSSSILVFLSILTSRYTEKDFLKSLPRRLALGLTTLLISIVGMLIAFTAACFLVFKSKTSVPIRIIAAAPAIPLGLFFILHHGLWFDIFRSAFCSNRFLFRSQNRLFKKAS